The Daucus carota subsp. sativus chromosome 2, DH1 v3.0, whole genome shotgun sequence genome includes a window with the following:
- the LOC135150520 gene encoding uncharacterized protein LOC135150520: MLCKEAIILNREWGHGLEGNRKDKSLSESTHFFNEGRMEVVEKPALGGMENAFCNNVLRRIADLFAGRLTIDHFGNASRPVQGRERKRICRRSGDTVWGAWGILPTELLVSLLLKLSIVDYLSFSGVCKSWRSASIDFRKYCMEHQQPLIVVRPKYSKMSCVLYNMFDMKSYKTMLPDLPCKKLLGLSCGYLITIDRNLGFWLVNLMTKHELRFPFLRGMGDRNFFEFSARLFRSTRLSETFMILFSLRKNYIFLSKSGGSSWQRYVLFDTKARIADVKIFDGKIFVLTSDVRLGEFNPKAGSVPKFSKISIPFQVSANMYLRLVASDNKLYMTVLNNPYPALDQYLSLFEIDHETMDRAKQIHDLGAKSLFLSWFSSAVVDTTGWGAGNCVCLLQFRFLNACSFFNLNGNRLGTTPVVWDGYLLPYFWYFPSEIWSISCVSDEFGV, encoded by the exons ATGTTATGCAAGGAGGCGATAATCTTGAACAGAGAATGGGGGCATGGTCTTGAAGGAAACAG GAAGGACAAGAGCTTGAGTGAATCAACCCATTTTTTCAACGAAGGCAGAATGGAAGTGGTTGAAAAGCCTGCCTTGGGTGGAATGGAAAATGCATTTTGTAATAATGTTCTGAGGCGGATTGCTGATCTTTTTGCGGGGCGGTTGACAATTGACCATTTCGG GAATGCTTCACGACCAGTACAAGGAAGAGAACGGAAAAGGATATGCAGGAGATCGGGTGACACAGTTTGGGGAGCATGGGGCATTCTTCCTACTGAACTTCTGGTGTCACTTCTGCTAAAATTAAGTATCGTGGACTACCTGTCATTTAGCGGTGTTTGTAAATCTTGGAGGTCTGCATCTATTGATTTCCGCAAATATTGTATGGAGCACCAGCAACCCCTAATTGTTGTTCGGCCAAAGTATTCAAAAATGTCTTGTGTATTGTACAATATGTTCGATATGAAAAGTTACAAAACAATGCTGCCAGATTTGCCTTGCAAGAAATTATTGGGTTTGTCATGTGGGTACCTGATTACAATCGACAGAAACCTAGGCTTTTGGCTCGTAAATTTAATGACAAAACATGAGCTGCGTTTTCCCTTCCTTCGTGGTATGGGTGACAGAAATTTCTTTGAATTTTCTGCTCGCCTCTTTCGGTCCACTCGGCTTTCAGAAACTTTCATGATTCTTTTCTCTCtgagaaaaaattatatttttttatccaaaagTGGCGGCAGCAGTTGGCAAAGATATGTTTTATTCGACACAAAAGCCAGGATTGCAGATGTGAAGATTTTTGATGGCAAAATCTTTGTTTTGACTTCAGATGTACGTTTGGGAGAATTTAATCCGAAGGCAGGTTCTGTTCCGAAGTTCTCCAAAATCAGCATTCCTTTCCAGGTTTCAGCTAATATGTATTTGAGGTTGGTAGCGTCAGACAATAAGCTATACATGACTGTATTGAATAACCCTTATCCTGCATTGGACCAATATCTTTCATTATTCGAAATTGACCATGAGACAATGGATAGAGCAAAACAGATTCATGACTTGGGTGCAAAATCTTTATTTCTTAGTTGGTTCAGTTCTGCTGTCGTCGATACAACTGGTTGGGGAGCAGGTAACTGTGTCTGTCTTCTTCAGTTCAGATTTTTGAATGCTTGTTCTTTCTTTAACCTGAATGGAAATCGGCTAGGAACAACTCCTGTTGTTTGGGATggttatttattaccatatttttggtattttccTAGTGAAATTTGGTCAATCAGTTGTGTCAGTGATGAGTTTGGCGTGTGA
- the LOC108207462 gene encoding uncharacterized protein LOC108207462, protein MEVVEKPALGGMEKAFCNNVLRRIVDFFAGRLIIDYFGNAPRTVKQGRERKRICRRSGDTVWGAWGILPVELLVSILLKLSIMDYLSFSGVCKSWRSASIDFRKYCMEHQQPLIVVRPKYSKKSCVLYNMFDMKSYKTMLPDLPCKKLMGLSCGYLITIDRNLGFWLVNLMTKHELRFPFLRDMGDRNWFEFSARLFRSTRLSETFMVLFSRTKNYIWLSKCGSSSWQRYALFDTKARIADVKIFYGKIFVLTSDVRFGEFNPKAGSVPKFSKIRIPFQVSSNMYLKLVASDNKLYMTVLNSHLYPALERYLSLFEIDHETMDRAKQIHDLGAKSLFLSSYSSAVVNTTGWGAGNCVCLLHFKDLNKCSFFNLNGNRLGTTPVVWDGHLLPYFWYFPSEIWSISCVSDEFGA, encoded by the exons ATGGAAGTGGTTGAAAAGCCTGCCTTGGGTGGAATGGAAAAGGCATTTTGTAATAATGTTCTGAGGCGGATTGTTGATTTCTTTGCGGGGAGGTTGATAATTGACTATTTCGG GAATGCTCCACGAACAGTAAAACAAGGACGGGAACGGAAAAGGATTTGCAGGAGATCGGGTGACACAGTTTGGGGGGCATGGGGCATTCTTCCTGTTGAACTTTTGGTTTCAATATTGTTAAAGTTAAGTATCATGGACTACCTGTCATTTAGTGGTGTTTGTAAATCTTGGAGGTCTGCATCTATTGATTTCCGCAAATATTGTATGGAGCACCAGCAACCCCTAATTGTTGTTCGGCCAAAGTATTCAAAAAAGTCTTGTGTATTGTACAATATGTTCGATATGAAAAGTTACAAAACAATGCTGCCAGATTTGCCTTGCAAGAAATTAATGGGTTTGTCATGTGGGTACCTGATTACAATTGACAGAAACCTAGGCTTTTGGCTCGTAAATTTAATGACAAAACATGAGCTGCGTTTTCCCTTCCTTCGTGATATGGGTGACAGAAATTGGTTTGAATTTTCTGCTCGCCTCTTTCGGTCCACTCGGCTTTCAGAAACTTTCATGGTTCTTTTCTCTcggacaaaaaattatatttggttATCCAAATGTGGCAGCAGCAGTTGGCAGAGATATGCTTTATTCGACACAAAAGCCAGGATTGCAGATGTGAAGATTTTTTATGGGAAAATCTTTGTTTTGACTTCAGATGTACGTTTTGGAGAATTTAATCCGAAGGCAGGTTCTGTTCCGAAGTTCTCCAAAATCAGAATCCCTTTCCAGGTTTCATCTAATATGTATTTGAAGTTGGTAGCGTCAGACAATAAGCTATACATGACTGTATTGAATAGTCATCTATATCCTGCATTGGAACGATATCTTTCATTATTCGAAATTGACCATGAGACAATGGATAGAGCAAAACAGATTCATGACTTGGGTGCAAAATCTTTATTTCTTAGTTCGTACAGTTCCGCTGTCGTCAATACAACTGGTTGGGGAGCAGGTAACTGTGTCTGTCTTCTTCACTTTAAAGATTTGAATAAATGTTCTTTCTTTAACCTGAATGGAAATCGGCTAGGAACAACTCCTGTTGTTTGGGATGGTCATTTATTGCcatatttttggtattttccTAGTGAAATTTGGTCAATTAGTTGTGTCAGTGATGAGTTTGGCGCATGA